The following coding sequences lie in one Arachis ipaensis cultivar K30076 chromosome B03, Araip1.1, whole genome shotgun sequence genomic window:
- the LOC107632602 gene encoding receptor-like protein kinase HSL1: MAKLIQLGTLDLSYNEMSGEILGWISGLNRLNELNLAHNRFSSTIPKELGRLSELTVLDLSSNQFSGEIPLELENLKLNKFNLSYNRLSWDVLPHYATKNYEICFVGNPELCVKGFGKCHSSRGRKYRRYAWIFRSIFAVARILFILGVAVFYVRYRNLRKKKRSLNVSKWRSFHKLGFDEFEIVKLMSEDNVIGSRSSGKVYKVVLSSGAVVAVKKLWRETKDGIGIVGSEKDEFDVEVETLGKIRHKNIVRLWSCYNSGDSRLLVYEYIPNGNLADMLKSNKKSLLDWPTRYKIAIDAAEGLSYLHHRDVKSNNILLDSEFGAKVADFGVAKIVNGTSQGAVSMSVIAGSYGYIAPEYAYTLRVNKKSDIYSFGVVILELVTERPSNHADYGENDMVKWVSSLLEQKGMDHVIDPALDSTYREEISKVLSVRFLCTNVLPINCPAMWWVVKMPREAATVPRSRRMREVTHSPYFDRDFLS; the protein is encoded by the exons ATGGCTAAATTGATCCAGTTGGGTACTCTTGATTTGAGCTATAATGAAATGTCTGGTGAAATTCTGGGTTGGATTAGCGGTTTGAATAGACTCAATGAGCTTAATTTGGCACATAATAGGTTTAGTAGCACAATTCCAAAGGAATTAGGAAGGTTGTCTGAGCTCACTGTCCTTGATCTTTCTAGTAACCAATTTTCTGGTGAGATTCCTCTAGAGCTGGAGAATCTGAAGCTCAATAAGTTCAATTTGTCATACAATCGGCTTTCTTGGGATGTTCTGCCTCATTATGCCACTAAGAATTATGAAATATGTTTTGTAGGAAACCCTGAGCTTTGTGTTAAAGGATTTGGGAAATGTCATAGCTCAAGGGGTAGAAAGTACCGGAGGTATGCATGGATTTTCAGGTCCATATTTGCAGTTGCTAGAATCTTGTTCATCCTTGGGGTGGCTGTGTTTTATGTGAGATACAGGAActtaagaaagaagaagagaagtttaAATGTTTCAAAATGGAGGTCGTTTCATAAGCTAGGCTTTGATGAGTTTGagattgtgaaattgatgagtgAAGACAATGTGATAGGGAGTAGATCATCTGGGAAGGTTTACAAGGTTGTTCTAAGCAGTGGTGCTGTTGTGGCCGTCAAGAAATTATGGAGAGAAACCAAGGATGGAATTGGGATTGTTGGTTCTGAAAaagatgaatttgatgttgaagttgAAACACTAGGAAAAATAAGGCACAAAAATATAGTAAGGTTGTGGAGTTGCTACAACAGTGGTGACAGCAGGCTCCTGGTTTATGAATATATACCGAATGGGAACTTGGCCGATATGTTGAAGAGTAACAAGAAAAGCTTGTTGGATTGGCCAACAAGGTACAAGATTGCAATTGATGCTGCTGAGGGGCTTTCTTATTTGCATCATAGGGATGTAAAATCGAACAACATATTGCTCGACAGTGAGTTTGGAGCAAAAGTGGCTGATTTTGGAGTTGCCAAAATTGTTAATGGAACTAGCCAAGGGGCGGTGTCCATGTCTGTAATTGCAGGCTCTTATGGTTACATCGCACCAG AATATGCATATACTCTTCGGGTGAACAAAAAGAGTGATATTTACAGCTTTGGTGTTGTCATTTTGGAGTTAGTAACCGAAAGACCTTCTAATCATGCAGATTACGGGGAAAATGATATGGTAAAATGGGTCTCATCCTTGTTGGAACAGAAAGGAATGGATCATGTGATTGATCCTGCCCTTGATTCAACATACAGGGAGGAAATCAGCAAGGTACTTAGTGTGAGGTTTCTCTGCACAAACGTTCTCCCTATAAACTGCCCTGCAATGTGGTGGGTGGTGAAAATGCCTCGGGAAGCAGCAACGGTTCCCAGATCCCGAAGAATGAGGGAGGTAACACACTCCCCTTATTTTGATAGAGATTTCTTATCGTGA